In Archaeoglobaceae archaeon, the sequence TAACGGGATAGGGCGGAAAGCACTGCAGATAGCGGGGCGTGGATTTGAACCACGGATCTGCGGGTTATGAGCCCGCCGGGATTACCTGACTACCCTACCCCGCTTCAAGTTTTTGTCTTCTTGCGGTATTTCAAATTTTTCTTTCTATGAATTAAGATCTGGATCATGCTTTAAAGCGTTGATCTTGGTTAGCGTTTAACAATAAAATAGAAGTTTAAGAAAGCTTTAAGAAGGCTGTAAGTTCTTAGTCACAGTAAAGCTTATCAATAGATATGAGTTTATCGCAATCATGGATTTATATTTCATTGTTCCAATACTTGGGGCACTCGCCTTGCTGTCCGCAATCGCTTCGCTATTAACAAGGGATAACTTCTACTCTGCCTTATACATGTCTTTAACAATGCTTTTCATCGCTGGGATCTATGCATTCTACAATCTTCAGCCTTCGGTTGTTCTAATTACTCTTGTCTTCGTTGGTGCTGTCGGCGTTGTAACGATTGCGGTTGCAGCAACCTACAGGGCTAAGAGTTCCAGAAAGCTTAGCATGTTGCCCGCCTTAGCGATCGCTATTGTTGTTGCGCTTATAATTTTGCGATTGCCTTTAGAGTTTCGTTTTGAAGTTTTGGAGAATGGAATAACTTTTCTTGGCGATTACTTCATTGCGGTTCTTTTCCTTGTCTGCATGATGATATTAATAATGCTATCAACGATAAAAATCCTTAAGGAGGTAGGAAGATGATCGAGCTCGCAATTGCACTGGTTGTCATTTTTGTGGCTTATCTAATGGCAATATCTTCCAGAGATGCGGTTAGATTGCTAATAAGCCTCGAGCTTATGTTTGCGGGAGTATTCTTGGCAATTCTGCCATTGTTTGCCTCAATTCCAGACACCGCTTTTGCAATTCTCGTTGTTGCCATCTTTACGAGCGGTGCGGAGCTCTTAATTCTGATCTCTGCAATCATAATCCTTGACAAGCTTAAGAAGGGCATCGAGATCGAGAAAATCTCGACTGGAGGTGATGTTGAATGAATTTTCTGCTAATTCTTCTTTTTCCCCTTCTGATCACATTCATACTTCCGATCTTCAGAGCAAGAATAGCAACCGCTTTGTCAACGATCTCTTTCCTGATTCCAGCATTTGTTTCTTTGTATCTGCTATTGACTGCACATAGAGGAGAAGAGCTACTAATGAATCTGCCAGCACCAATTGGGGACTTCTACTTGCTATATGATCCAATAAGCCACGCATTTGGCTTTACGATTTCATTGGTTTCAGCAATGGTTGCCCTTTACTCTTTGCCCTACATGAAGCATAGATTTGAAGAGATGGGAGCAAAAGAAGGAGAGTTCAGAAAATACTGGTTCCTATACAATCTATATGCAGTCTCAATGTTATGGCTCGTTTACAGCGGGAACTTGCTTTTGCTATACATCTTCCTTGAAATTTCCTTACTCGCTTCGTTCATGCTCATTTACTTATACGGCTACGGCAACAGGCAATGGGTCGGAATTCTTTACTTTGTATGGACACACATCGCTGGTGTTTTGGCTTTAACTGGTTTCCTTATCGTTGCTTTTGCAAATCAGACCCTTGCTTTAAATGAGTTGAAGGTCATAGGCTTTATTCCATGGCTTCTTATCTTTCTTGGAATGGTTGTCAAGCT encodes:
- a CDS encoding F420H(2):quinone oxidoreductase, with translation MIELAIALVVIFVAYLMAISSRDAVRLLISLELMFAGVFLAILPLFASIPDTAFAILVVAIFTSGAELLILISAIIILDKLKKGIEIEKISTGGDVE